A region of the Melanotaenia boesemani isolate fMelBoe1 chromosome 6, fMelBoe1.pri, whole genome shotgun sequence genome:
CTCTTGTTAACATCGTTCTTCATTAAACGGCATGTTGTGCCCCCTTCTAGCTACTGGCAACCTCCCTACAGCCTCCTATCCTAGACATCAGCTCCAAATTAGGAATCTCTTACCTAAATGTGCTGATGGACTTCCAAAACCTTTGTGTAATTACTTTCCTCCATTCTTATCAGAGCTTCAGCCCTCTTTACCCCACTTAACCTGGCCTTCTCAcccccatccctccatccactGCCCCATCTTCATGCCACATCCTCACCCACATCTCCATATTAGTTTGGTGAACTGTAACAGCCTAGTAGATCTTCCCTTCCCCCAGCCTCAACACAAGCATGACACAGCAGCATGGGAAAGCACTttgcaacacacaaacataggAAACAACTTATATTTTTCAACCACATATCTGAACTTGCAAATCTTGCCATAAAAATTGAGCAAAAATGATGAAAGGGAGAGCAATAGCAGTTCCCATCCTCCTTGCAGGACACATTTTAGAGTGGTTGGCTGTTCTAGATGTACTGCTGCTTTAACTTAACTAGTGACCTTGTTTGTTCTTGGGCTTGAATAATTTTTACCTTTCTTGGTGTGGATTTTGGtatagaaagaaaagagaattgACTCATATTGTAGTTAGAACTTATGTTCCTATATGTAGTTGATATAAAAaggaataattaaataaatgtgaattagagtatgtgtgtgtgttatggagATGGACTAAGGCAAAGGAACATATAACACTGCTAGGGGTTCTGTTTTGTTATAGCTCAAATAGAGTCGTAACTGTATCAAGGCTACCCTTGGGGGTAGCACTGCAGCCTCTGTGACGCAGCTCcagtttgctcaagttgctgcGGCCTGCTTCTTATACAGCAAACATGGTGCTCAATTTTACTGCATTATAGAACTTGAAAGAAGCAGATGCTttctgatatatatatttaaggcTTAAATTAACAACCTAGCAAAACATTCATGCAGTTTTAAAGCCTGGAACATAAGtaaaatgtaagtcgctttggataaaagcatctgctaaatgactgtagaatagaatagaataagcATTTCTAAATACAATCTATTCTTCCTTAATTTCCTTTAAGGCGGagattattttcatatttgtcAGTTCACAGTAACAAATGCATTGTACTTTTTTGTCAGGCCTGGCATGAGGAAATGATCACACTCATTCCTGATCATTCTGTTACCTGCACATTTAATTGTACAACAGAGGTTGCTTTTGTGGATGTTTTACTCTAACTAGTTTATTCTCCATAGCATGACTCAGCACACTTCCTATCACACACTTAGTACAATACTGAGGGAGTGATCAAGCAGGACTGCTAAGTGCTGATGTTTGCATCTGCCATCACAACAGTCTGGGCATGATGGCCACAAGGGagcatatataaatataaaaaagaaagacaggaaaaaaaaaaagaattcttaaAGACAAAAGACATAGGGGTCAATACCAAATCTTGCTTTGTATTAACACAAGGCAGGACTAAGGAGAGGATTAGATTAAAATAGGTTTAGAGGTAATTTGAGGTACAGATGCAGAGATGGAGCTACAGAACAGAGTAAATGTGATACTGCATCTGGATTCCTGGAAGAACAaattgtgtgtacatgtgtgcgAAAGgaagtgtgtgagtgtttgtggcTGGCACTGAGCTGAGCCACTTCTGTGTTATAATAGCTAAACAGCATGTGGCTTGAGGTCACCGCGGTAATAGCCCAGTTCAGAGGgtaaatgaagatttttttttgggggttccataaaaaaagaaagttgaagCACATCCTCTCGGGATATTTCAATGAATGCACAGTTTTGTATTAAAGTAGTccatcaacattttaaaaaagtcattaaagaTAATAAGTGGAACTGGAACAAATGCTGAATGAGGTTTTTTTCCATTCCATCTTATTGATCCTTGCTTTTCCTTTCTTGCTTGTAAAGAAGACTCTCATTACTAGCCCCATGACCCAATTCCCTCACCCGTCCTGCCATTTCATCTAAATAATGTTCCCATTATCTGATAACAAGTTTATGATCTGGAAGAACAAGAGGACACACATCTCTATATTTCAGTACCAGTTTATTTGCTTCTGGTTAATTGAGCAATTGTGTATTAGTGACAGAAAGAAACTGCTGACCACTGcacttatttagttttaaacacTGGTCAAAGCAATTTTCTGTTGCTCTTGTAAAAGTCATTTTCAGTGTCAATGTTGCATTACTTACATATTCGTTTAATTTACTGACTAGAATTATGGTGACATTTTTGAATGTTTAAAGTTCAGTGGAGAGATAAAGTCTATGAATGCGTAATGGAAGAGTATTCCCCATCATGTCTAGTCATTTTGTTTCACTTTCTCATATTAGTTTAAATCAACACAAATCTCCAGATAAATCCCATTTTTCCACTGAAATTTGGAGTTTGATCAACCTGTTTCTTCTAactatttaaaagattttattttctgtttttcagacaTGACCAGACACCCATCTACTGACTCCACCCCAAGTGACAGTGGTTCCTCCCCCAGTGACAGTGGTTCTAGCCCTTCTCCCACCACTCCACAGAAACTTCTCCCAGCTTGCACTTCTCCATTTGGGCCACGACTGTTTCATGTACCACCCAACTCCTCTGGTTCTCCAAGGCCACAGCCTGAAGGCTCTGACCACCGCAACACGCCCAGACTGTCTGGAAAATTAGGTGGTCATGGGCCGTGTGGCCGTCATGTACCTGTAAAGATGGAGAGAATAAAGGTATGCACTTGTTTAAGCATGTTTGGAATTCTACAAAATACATGCTATAAGATGCATTTCAGAGGTATATTCATatcagcttgtgtgtgtttgatgtttttgcCAGGTCCTGACTGGTTTTGAGGTGGAGAGCGACTATCAAGAGCCACAGACCATTGACACAAGGGTGGTAATGGGTGAAGAGACACTGCTCAAAACAACAGACAACCAGAAAGGGAATACCCCAGTTAAGCCAAGTGGCCAAGCTATCCCTTTGCCAGATATTCCAAGGCTTTCTCATCCTCAGGcccaaataaaagaaagacaccTCGAAACCAGCAAAGAGGAAAGCCAATCACAAATCCCTAAAAAACAGGAAGATCAGGAAAAAGACCCTGTACAGCCCTCAGTCACCCACCCTTGTCCATCTTCTCCAGAGCTCATCACTACAGATGGTAATTTAACAGACAACAAGAAAGAAGATGAGACCCTCTCCCAAGATGAAGTGCCTTCACTCTCTTTTTCTGAGCTGGCCTGTCCAGTTGCTTTGTCCTTCTCTGAGCCAGCTTATGCTGTTGACCCCCTACGAGTGGGTGTTCCCTCATCTCTTGACCCAGAGCTTTACTATACTGCTCCTTCCACCCCAATCAAGATGGCTACCCGCTCTTCGCACTTAAAACATCACTCATATCCTGGGTCCCCAGTCTCCCCTCTCTCCCCTGGTTCTCCCTCAGACAGCGAGGACCTCTGTTCTCCTCTCACCTCTCCTTCTGGCTCTTATATCACAGCAGAGGGGGGGAGCTGGACATCCTCTTATACATCCTCCACCTCACCCTCCACTTCTCCCAACCTGCTTCTTGCGGAAGAAACACAAGAGGCCCCAGCTTGCTTTGTGAGCTCCTTATCAGAGATTGGAGATGAAGCTGGGGAAGAAAGGGGACGACTGAGTGCAGAAAGGAAGGAGGAAAGAGCTGGGGACTATTGTCTGTACCATCCTGAGGATTTTGTTATGAATTCTCGAATAGGAATTACAGACACAATAATCCCTGAGGAAGATGAGGCTCTAAAAGGGGAGGACATCAATATTTCCAGAGAAAGTTGTCGTCCTTGCTGGGTGACTGATAATACACCTCCAACAAGGAGCAGTAGCAGCAGTGACTCACAGGAGGATGGGGGAGAGTCTGAAAGTTCACTTTGCCCGGTGGAAGAGGCCAGTTCAGAGAGAGCAGAGTACTCTAGGCCCATACAGACAGGTCTGACACTCCAACTGGAAGAATGTACATCCCAGGATCATTATGGACCTGTTGATACCCACCCAGATCTTTCCTCCACTGCACTGACTCCCGACACAGAGAACATGACTATGGCCTCTTCTAGCATCAGCCCTGACTTACCCATCCACCCCCTTGATGCCTTCTGTCCAGGAGCCTTTGATAGCCTTGGTCCTAGTTCTTTCATACTCTCCCAGGCAGCATGTGCTGATGATACACTAGATGACGAAATGATGATCCCTGCCTCACTCATCTCCTTTCCCATCCACACCAGCCTGATCTTTAGGGCTGACTCGATGGAAATCACCCTCTTCCccacagaggaagaaaatgaaattgaagtcaatgacagaaatgaaagaaaggatGTTGATGCATATGCTGcaggagaggaggaagcagaTGTAgaagatggtgatgatgatgaagaggatgatgatgatgatgatgatgatgatgatgatgacgattatgattatgatgatgatggcaaTGCCACAGCCGCTCCTGatagtgatgaagatgaggagaatGATAAAGATGATAACAGTAACGGGCTGGATGGAGATGGTGAGGAAGCTCAAGTAGAGGTGAAAGTGGTAGAAgacgaagaggaggaagaagaggaggaagaagatggcGATGATGATGAGTGTGACATCAAAGCAGTAGAAGATCCTACTGATGAGGACAGCTCAGCATCTTTCCTTCATTCACTTTCAGAAACATCTATCAATGAGGGGTTAGATGAATCCTTTTGTTTCCAAGATGATACAGATGACTCATTAGATTCTGCCTCTTATAATGGGGAGGAAGATGAAAGCCTGTACAGCACTGAGAGACATGCACAATCACTTGAACCCATGCCAGTGGATGGACTTGAATTGACTGAAATCCAAGTAGAACCTGAAGAGGAACTGAGTCAAACTGAACCTTTGCACACACAACTGAGTATGGATAAGCTAATGGATCACCCCCAAACCACCTGTCCTTCTGAAACCACTGCTTTGCATCCTGAAGGTGTAGAAACTAAACTTCTAGGTGTATCTGTAACCCCTGAACTCCAATCAGACCCTGACTGTGAATCAACCAGTGCAGCAGGGGAGACAAAAACTTTGCACATGGAAGTAAGGACAGATAAAGCTGTGGATAACCAGAAACTGTTTCTTCCTTCTGAAGCAAATTCTTGTCAGCTAGAATCTAACACTAACCAGAATgagaacaaagaaaagaggGAGATGATGAATCACAGTCTTTCTTCTAGCCCTCTCATGGAGCCTAAGGAAATCTCTCATTTAAATGCATCTACCACTTCTTTTACCCATGCATCACTGGACTCTGCTACTGAGTCCCAAACCGTTCCTCCTTCTGTCCAGGAGACAACAAACCTGAACAATTCCGTCCTTTCGGATGAACTGCCAACAGAAAATCCCAATGTGAAAGCTGACGACACTAAAGAACCTGAGAGTGACTCTTTCAAATTGCTCATTAAGCCTCGTCATAACTACCCAGAAAGCCAAAAGACCATAGGAGCAAGTAGAGTTGCATTATCAAAGTCCTTCTCCAGTAAATATGATGTGCCTGTACAGGTGGAAGAAGGGGTAGGTATGCACAGCGACTCTGGCAGTGAGCCTCACCAGAAGAATGGAAATACATCAGCTGAGTCTATAAGTGTGGAGTGTAGAATCAATAATTCTGGCTCCCCATTGAAGATGGTGTCTGCTACCAATGACTTAAATAAGGGTGTGCTTCTTCTGTCTTGCCCTAAAGACCCAAGTCCCAACCCAAGTAATATCCCTGTGTCTGTCTCCCCAGAAGTCATTTCAGAACTTCCTGATAACCTGGCTCTGACTCCTGAACACTGTGCTGGTGACTCTGCTCAGGAAAACCTAAGGGAGAATACTCTGAGTACTGATGAGGGGGTTCTTGGAGCTGTTGGGTCCTCACACTCCCCACTTGCCATTTCCCCCAAAAGAGAAAATTCAGAAACTGACACAAGCAGAGAGCAGGGTCCTGGAGCTGGGGCATGGTCTGACACCAGAATGGGGTTGGGTTTTGAACTAGGGTTTGGATCAGGGGCTGAGTTTGGTATCTGGGGAGCAGGAGAGTCCCTATCTTTGTCTCTGGGAAAGAGGTATGAATTAGAGTCTGAAAGCCTGCTAATGTGTGACACAGAAGGCCAAAGCATGCAGACAGCTATGGTTTCTAATATGAGCAGTGAAGTGTgcaaaaattatgaaaatgttCTGGGTTCAATTCTTGATGATGAAGATAACAACAGTCTTTGTGGAAAGAAGGAGCAAATGGTGGATAAAGATTTGGTTGGAGAGGGAGTTTCTGATTTCAACTTGGCTCGTTGGAAGTCCATTGAGGAGATCTCAGAAGCGGGTGGAGGAGAGGATGGAAGCTCTAGATTCCCAGAGGATGTTAGTAATTTGAATCCAGACAATGATGACGACTATGCAGACACACTAATACAAGACACTTGGAGGAGTTCCAatgactctgcctttgattCCTTGGAAGTAGGCCTGTTTGGAAGTTTGAATGCTCTGTCAGAGGAAGTGAGACCCCAGAGTGTGAATGTCAGTGCTAGAGAGTCTGTATCTAATATTCCACTTGAAGAGATGCCTCTGCAGGTTTCAGACGAGACTCCTGATGAAGACCAAGAACTAACAGCAAGACCCAAAAACCAAACATCAGACACAGTACAGACACCAGTCCCAAAGGAAGCTGTTTGTAGGTTTTCAGCATCCATGACTGACACTAACATAGATGCAGCTGGAATAACTAAACACCCTGATTCACCAGCTAAAGCCAAATCAAGATGTGATGATACCCCAGAGTGTCAATCAATCACTCGAGAAAGTAATGCATTTTCCTTGCCACAGGGGACATTTGGATACTTTACTCCTAAATGTAAATCAGATATTTCCAGACCAAGAGGGTCTTATGAAGACAAGGTGGAAAATAACATTTCTCCACTGGTAACAGAGATGGAGCAGCTTCAGACTGATAGCCAAAGCAAATGTGATGTCAGCCCTGTGAGGAACAGAACTGTTAATGAACCAAAGACTAAAGATGCCTTTAGAGGACAGGATTGTGTTTGTACCTCAGGGGAAGAAGATGAGGAAAGCAGAGaacaagagagagaaagagtgaaagataaaaaccaaaaggaaagaaaatcatCTTCTGCACAGAATGGCTCAGAGCACTTTGCACACACACCTAAGGGTGGGCCTTGCACAGATACACAAGTTGCTGCTACAaaagggaggagaaggaggcaGAATAAACGCAGGGCATCTCTGACAGGAAGCAATACTGATTTTAGCCCGGAATTTATTGAAGATACAAAGAACGTTTCTGTTCCATTAAATGCTAGAACAGATGGGTGGTCAAAGGAGACTGCAGGCAGTTCTAAAACTACAACAGCCtgtaatgaaaacaacaacatttcaTCGTCAGACAATCAACAGAGGACATCTGTGGAAAGCAAAGCTGAATCTGGTTCACAGATACAGGGACGTAACAGTTCCAGCCCTGATGTCAAAAGTCCAAGACAAGGACACTGCAGTTCTACCACAAATACACCAGGCAACCTCAATACTGTGGTGGACCTGAAGCAAAACTTTAATCAAAAGCAGGAAGTGCTTGATAACAGACCACTAACTGATACTCTGAGAGGAATCACCGTGGACATAAATGACAATAACATAAATACTGACTCCAGCGTACAGAATGAGAGTACCACATCAAACTCCATGACTCCACTTTCTTTATCTTCcatgtcctcctcctcccttccttgtgcctcagcagagccagagaATGGCCTTTCCACACCTGTCCAAGAATCCCAACCTGCCCTCTCTGCCCAACAAGAATCTTCACTATCTATAAGTCACACCAACCCTTCCCTTTTCTCTACCTCCCCAACAGCACAGCAACCCCCTGACTCTGGATTTCCTCCAAACAACAACATCCAAGAGGTCACTGAAGTATTTTCTACGCCAACAGCATCTGCCACAAATGTCTCTTTGCCCTCACTGCCCACTGCCATGCCATTAAACTTGTCACAGGCTACCCAGGAGACAGGGAGTCTAGACTTGGTTTCTGTTCCAGGCTCTTCTTCCCACCCACAATCTCAGTCTTATTTACAAGCTCAGACTGCTGTCAACGTCCAGCCTCACAAGCAAATCAAACAAGGTCAGACATGGAGCAACCTAGACAGGTGCAGAGGTAAgtaaagacattttcattttattgatgttgcccccccccccccccccccaaaaaaaggaaaaacaatgaTGATGTTTCCTCTGTAAGGTTCATCTTTGGCTGAAGAGGAGACAGACAGTGAGGAGGATGGTGGATGGTTTCAACAAGGTTGGAGATCTGAGCCCAGAGGTGTTGCAGGAAACAAAAACGGATCATCACAAAATGAGTCTGGTCTTGTCAGTCAAAAGGAAATTCAACCGTTCTCTGCTCATCAAGTGGCTGACAGACAGTCACTCTGTCCAATCAACCACAACCACAGTATTTCTGAAGAGATAGACCTCTCTTTACAAAACAACTGTAAGTTTTTTCTTATGTTCTTaaggccaaagaaaaaaaaatccctaaatTTCTTCTCTGACTGTTACATTTATGCAATTTGAATACAGCATTACAGAGTAGAATATCAAAGACTAAGAGATGACTACCTGACAtaatgtttctgttgttgtcACTTGCGTAATGTAAATGAAGTTAATGATTAAATAGTAGGGAGATGTAATCAAGTTGATTTTCCACTGGAAGATTTAATAACCTGGCACTGATCAGATGTGCCTTTGGAATTTATAATGAACACTCTTCATCAGTTTCAACGATGGCTCTTTTTGCAATTTCCATGGATATTAGTTTCTATGGTAATAAGGATATGGTGCACCTCATTtatacagtatgtttttttaacaatatcCTTGCTTAGGTTCCATGTTGGCTTCCTGTAATGAGTCTGAGAGTGAAGGTTCAGTACCTGAGCTTGAAGAGCCAGGGCCACTAAGACCATCAGAGCCACAGGTGAGTCTGCTTTTGATTATTAAAAAAGACCATCAAGGTTTCATTTTTAAGCACCTTTTCAAATTAAAATACCATTCCAGAGGGGTCCTGATTATTATGTTATCTGCAAGATGCTATTGTTTAGAACAAGTGTGTCAACAGCCTGAAAATAATTGAACACAGTGGTTTTTAAAGGCTTGAATGGTTTTGACTTGTATAGAAAGCGACCCTTTAAATGTTGTGCTTGGCCATGTGGTTTCAGTcaaacacatctacatgtttaCTACTTTTTAGTAAAATTAGCAGAGCAAATATTTGTGAGTTAActaatatttgtttgttttttcagtctATTTCTTCTGCAGATGAAGGGCTGAACAGGCCAAAACAGAGCCGCAGTGAGAAGAAGGCCCGCAAGGTTAGCCTAAGCTATATATGActatttattcatattaaattCTACATTACATCCAAAGTAATAAAGCAAATAAGAAGATAATGTTGAAAGCTGTATGACACCAGTGCTTAATTTGTGTGATGCTGTTCCTAATTGTCACTCTCTGTATGTAGGCCATGTCTAAACTGGGTCTGAAGCCAGTCCACGGTGTGACTAGAATAACTATTAGGAAGTCGAAGAGTATCTTGTTCGTCATCAGCAGACCAGATGTATTTAAAAGCCCCGTGTCAGACATTTATATTGTATTTGGAGAGGCAAAGGTAtatctttcttgtcttttttttttttatcatataaacataatttaatgtttttttttttgcttattacCCTCTCATCTCTCTTCCCTCAGATTGAGGACCTATCTCAGCAGGCTCACaaagcagctgcagagaaattCAAGGTGCCTGTGACGTCATCACCTTTAGCCCCACCCGTCCCGCCCAGCCTCACCATCAAGGAAGAgagtgaagaagaggaagaggaggtattaactgttaaaatattttattatatatatatatatatatatatatatattgtttgatGTGTCTGTAAAATCTTGTCATTTAAAAGTCCCACTATCCttattcctttctttttttctgaacatcAGGTGGACGAAGGAGGTCTTGAACAGAGAGACATCGAACTGGTGATGGCTCAGGCCAATGTGTCACGAGCCAAGGCCGTCCGTGCACTGAAACACAACAAGAATGACATTGTGAATGCTATCATGGTGAGAATGAAGggaggagggatggagggaggaagagCAAGAGGGTAGTGAGAGGGCAGATGGTAAACAAAATAATGAGTCATAGCCAGTGAGCAGAGAGAGAAGGGGGAGGATAGAGGAGAAAGAGCAGAGGACAAATGACACAAAGAACCTCTCCGTAGTGACTGAGAAACCTGCAAAGCCATGTAGTACAGTTAATGCCCACCAGATGGCAGCAAAAGCTCATTTTGAGTTGAATATTGGAGCTATTAAATGGTgcagatgccttttttttttattgacgtGACAAACCCTGgtacaaataatttaaatcaacatttttgGAAGAATGatcattcagttattttatttagtaaaaatttaacaaattatAGATATGacaaaaatgatctttttaacacatttctgGCTTCATAAAATGCACcccaaaaacagaataaaatgattaaaatctttGGATTTAATTTCCCCAGAAAACGtagactaaaaaaaacaaaaacaacaaaaaacaaacaaacaaacaaacaaaaaactatcaCAATTATTACTTTGTTGACAGATTTAATTCTTTGGActttaaatctatttaaaacaaTGTCTATAATCAATTGAGATCCAGCTTTCTCGTGTAGCAGATCAGCTTTGgccttttttttcatcatgaatTGTAATTCAGATTGAGACCTGGACTGTTTGCTGATCACATCATTGagttaatcatttttttctgaaggaAGATTTGGACACTCATTGTTCTGTGGTAAGATGCATTATCACATCAGCAAACCTTTAGAttcatatttaagaaaaatgtccaaaatttCGATCTTCACCTTCACATTGAGTTAAGAGGCCATCTGTTCGGGTCCATTACGTGAC
Encoded here:
- the nacad gene encoding uncharacterized protein nacad translates to MPGESTHRSVPSEKQPERGAEETGLQGPDMTRHPSTDSTPSDSGSSPSDSGSSPSPTTPQKLLPACTSPFGPRLFHVPPNSSGSPRPQPEGSDHRNTPRLSGKLGGHGPCGRHVPVKMERIKVLTGFEVESDYQEPQTIDTRVVMGEETLLKTTDNQKGNTPVKPSGQAIPLPDIPRLSHPQAQIKERHLETSKEESQSQIPKKQEDQEKDPVQPSVTHPCPSSPELITTDGNLTDNKKEDETLSQDEVPSLSFSELACPVALSFSEPAYAVDPLRVGVPSSLDPELYYTAPSTPIKMATRSSHLKHHSYPGSPVSPLSPGSPSDSEDLCSPLTSPSGSYITAEGGSWTSSYTSSTSPSTSPNLLLAEETQEAPACFVSSLSEIGDEAGEERGRLSAERKEERAGDYCLYHPEDFVMNSRIGITDTIIPEEDEALKGEDINISRESCRPCWVTDNTPPTRSSSSSDSQEDGGESESSLCPVEEASSERAEYSRPIQTGLTLQLEECTSQDHYGPVDTHPDLSSTALTPDTENMTMASSSISPDLPIHPLDAFCPGAFDSLGPSSFILSQAACADDTLDDEMMIPASLISFPIHTSLIFRADSMEITLFPTEEENEIEVNDRNERKDVDAYAAGEEEADVEDGDDDEEDDDDDDDDDDDDDYDYDDDGNATAAPDSDEDEENDKDDNSNGLDGDGEEAQVEVKVVEDEEEEEEEEEDGDDDECDIKAVEDPTDEDSSASFLHSLSETSINEGLDESFCFQDDTDDSLDSASYNGEEDESLYSTERHAQSLEPMPVDGLELTEIQVEPEEELSQTEPLHTQLSMDKLMDHPQTTCPSETTALHPEGVETKLLGVSVTPELQSDPDCESTSAAGETKTLHMEVRTDKAVDNQKLFLPSEANSCQLESNTNQNENKEKREMMNHSLSSSPLMEPKEISHLNASTTSFTHASLDSATESQTVPPSVQETTNLNNSVLSDELPTENPNVKADDTKEPESDSFKLLIKPRHNYPESQKTIGASRVALSKSFSSKYDVPVQVEEGVGMHSDSGSEPHQKNGNTSAESISVECRINNSGSPLKMVSATNDLNKGVLLLSCPKDPSPNPSNIPVSVSPEVISELPDNLALTPEHCAGDSAQENLRENTLSTDEGVLGAVGSSHSPLAISPKRENSETDTSREQGPGAGAWSDTRMGLGFELGFGSGAEFGIWGAGESLSLSLGKRYELESESLLMCDTEGQSMQTAMVSNMSSEVCKNYENVLGSILDDEDNNSLCGKKEQMVDKDLVGEGVSDFNLARWKSIEEISEAGGGEDGSSRFPEDVSNLNPDNDDDYADTLIQDTWRSSNDSAFDSLEVGLFGSLNALSEEVRPQSVNVSARESVSNIPLEEMPLQVSDETPDEDQELTARPKNQTSDTVQTPVPKEAVCRFSASMTDTNIDAAGITKHPDSPAKAKSRCDDTPECQSITRESNAFSLPQGTFGYFTPKCKSDISRPRGSYEDKVENNISPLVTEMEQLQTDSQSKCDVSPVRNRTVNEPKTKDAFRGQDCVCTSGEEDEESREQERERVKDKNQKERKSSSAQNGSEHFAHTPKGGPCTDTQVAATKGRRRRQNKRRASLTGSNTDFSPEFIEDTKNVSVPLNARTDGWSKETAGSSKTTTACNENNNISSSDNQQRTSVESKAESGSQIQGRNSSSPDVKSPRQGHCSSTTNTPGNLNTVVDLKQNFNQKQEVLDNRPLTDTLRGITVDINDNNINTDSSVQNESTTSNSMTPLSLSSMSSSSLPCASAEPENGLSTPVQESQPALSAQQESSLSISHTNPSLFSTSPTAQQPPDSGFPPNNNIQEVTEVFSTPTASATNVSLPSLPTAMPLNLSQATQETGSLDLVSVPGSSSHPQSQSYLQAQTAVNVQPHKQIKQGQTWSNLDRCRGSSLAEEETDSEEDGGWFQQGWRSEPRGVAGNKNGSSQNESGLVSQKEIQPFSAHQVADRQSLCPINHNHSISEEIDLSLQNNCSMLASCNESESEGSVPELEEPGPLRPSEPQSISSADEGLNRPKQSRSEKKARKAMSKLGLKPVHGVTRITIRKSKSILFVISRPDVFKSPVSDIYIVFGEAKIEDLSQQAHKAAAEKFKVPVTSSPLAPPVPPSLTIKEESEEEEEEVDEGGLEQRDIELVMAQANVSRAKAVRALKHNKNDIVNAIMELTM